One window from the genome of Carassius carassius chromosome 15, fCarCar2.1, whole genome shotgun sequence encodes:
- the cenpw gene encoding centromere protein W: MSKKAPRAALKLHMKKNTNIRIGKNADLMAQLNLLVVLHRLAEESKVKAFEEKSATIKVHHVRAVAKKLLKSTRG; encoded by the exons ATGTCAAAGAAAGCTCCGAGAGCAGCCCTGAAGCTCCATATGAAGAAGAACACTAATATACGGATAGGAAAAAACGCAGACTTGATG GCCCAGCTCAACCTCCTAGTTGTCCTGCATCGTCTAGCGGAGGAGTCTAAGGTGAAAGCCTTTGAGGAGAAATCAGCAACCATCAAAGTTCACCACGTCAGAGCTGTTGCGAAG aaactgttaaagaGCACACGTGGATAA